A window of Pyrus communis chromosome 3, drPyrComm1.1, whole genome shotgun sequence genomic DNA:
TATGTCGGTAAATTTTGTTATTGTCTAGAGATGATTGTATATATAAGAAGATTTTACAATATGTAACAGTAACAACTTATCTATTCACACTATCTAGGGTATACTTCAGTGATAGATCCTTCATAAACGGACGGAGATGACTTGCTGATAGATTGAGCGGAGTCCAGCGTTGCCTCTAACATATTTCCCATTGCTCTACTTTGGAGGAAAAAGGCCGGTTGTTGAGGTAATGGCAAAGTAACAGAGTAGCTATTGAGCATGAGTACTACCGATTGCATTGTCGGCCTGTCAGCTGGATCTTCCTGAACACAAAGTAAGCCGATGTGGATGCATCTGATTACTTCAGTCCTCGAATAAGAGTCCCTCAGACACGAATCCAACAATTCCAAAGGTGCCCCATCTCTCCATAACTTCCAAGCCTgcataaaattcaaaagtttaaTTCATGATGATATGTCAATGCAGGAGAACAGAACACTACACCTTTCATTTGAAGCTTACATGGCTCATGAGGTCCTCAGCTGCATTAGTCTGAAAGAAGTAACTGTTCTTCTTGCCACTGATGATTTCTAGAACTAAAACACCGAAACTATACAAATCGGACTTGATAGAAAAATGTCCATGCATTGCATACTCGGGAGACATATAACCACTACAAGGAGCATAACCATCAGtatagaaataataacaaaGATGTAATGAGAAAACATTTCAGATTCAATTCGATAATTGCAAAACAAAAGTGGAAAACATTTCAGATTCAATTCGATAATTGCAAAACAAAAGTGGTCGtgaaaaaagaatgaaatagGTAACTTACTATGTTCCGACAATTCTATTTGTGCTTGCTTGAGTTTGATCAACCCCAAATATCCTGGCCATGCCAAAATCAGATATTTTTGGATGCATCTCCCCATCTAACAATATATTGCTGGCTTTGAGATCACGATGTATAATTCTAAGTCGGGAATCTTCATGTAGGTACATGATTCCTCGAGCAATTCCTGAAATAATCTTGTAACGTCTTGACCAATCCAATTGCCCCTGTTTCTCAGGGTCtgcaaatcatcaaaatcaagttATCATCGACGAACTGCTATTGCAATAGGGAAAGACTATTAGATGTTTGAGTGTACAAACCAAATAGGTAACAGTCGAGGCTTTTGTTGAGCACATATTCATAAACAAGAATCTTTTCTTCGCCTTCCAAGCAAAATCCCAATAGCCTAACCAAATTTCGATGTTGAAGCTTGGCTACCAATACCATCTCGTTCTTGAACTCTTCTGTGCCTTGGCCAGAGTTCCTTGATAGCCTCTTCACAGCTACTTCTTGACCGTTTGAAAGTGTACCCTGCGAGAAAACTTTGATCAAACAATGGAATGTCCACTCATGGCATTCTCGGACGACTTACGAGGCTCCAAAATTATTCAGATTTTGCACGCATAATAGTTGGAACTTTGTAGACCTAAAGGAGCACCCATGTCATATACTGATTAACATACCTTGTAAACTTGACCGAAACCACCTTCGCCTAACTTGTGATCATCGGAGAAATTCCTCGTAGCTGCTTGGATGGTAGCAAAATGAAATTGCAAAGACTCGACAGTAGTAATGTCATTTTCACCTGCACAACCAACCAAACCATAGAAGCACAATGTTTATAGACGAGGAATAAATGGAAGGAGAATCAACAAGAATAAACAAGAGGAGAATTGCAGAAGGATATATTTGTTTACCGCTTGGTGGGTCTGCTGCTGCTTGATTGTACTTCTTTCTTGCTCTCCTAGCTATGCAGCAGTAACCCACAACGAAAAGTAGCACAGATACAGATATTGGGACAGCAATGGCAACAATTTTACTAGTTGGGGTTTTGCTTTTTactgcaaaataaaaaaaacatattgagAAATTGGTAAAATCAGCAGCCACCGCACAAGACCATATTCCCCTGTTCTAATAAACTACCCAGTAAACTAATCTGATAATAGCAGAAATTAGGGCTTctaaaaagtttaaaatgttTGTTCACTTTACCTTTAGgcggaggtggaggaggaggaggaggaggagccccTGGTGCAGGCTCAGGTGCTGTGGCGTTCTCGGCGTAGAAGGGGTAGATTTCATACCTAACGTTACAACTCGGAAACAGAACTCGTCCCCCTTGCTTTCCGCTACAACAAATCGGCAATCGCGCTATGGCATCCCTAAAGCACCGGTCACAAGCAGCCGCGGACAGGTCCTGCGTGCACTGCCCGAGGGTATACAGCGTAATCAGATCAGCGAAGTTCGCTTGTTTTGTCGCGAACTTGTCTGTGTCGTTGGCAGCCTCGGTAGCCACCTCGTTCATACTCGCCGCCACCACCTGGTTGAACCGAGTCTGTTCCGTTGTTATGTTCTGCGTGTTGTGCAGAGACACGCGAGGCGATTCGGCCGAGGTGGAAAAGAATGACTCGTTGGAGTAGCGTAGCATGCAGTCGTCGTACCAGATCACCACCTGTTTTTCTATGGGGCAGCGTTGTGGGGCCTCGGCGGTTGCGGTGGCGACACAGTTTTCGCAAGCGTCGGTTCCCACGACATCACCGCGGCAGAGGAAGAGACCGTAGACGGCGTTGTTTGGGGTTTGGACGGAGGCGTTGTAGAAGCCGGTAGAGCGGTTGGCGTTGGAGGAGAGGGTGGAGAAGAGGCGGTTGAGGTTGGACTGGAAGGTGGAGTTTGGggtgaaggtggtggtgtttGGGCAGACGTGGTAGATATATTCTGCTTCCGTTCTGGTCAGAAAGATGGGCAGAGTAAAAAtggagaaaatcaaaagaagggTAGTCatgcttttcattttttggtgaTTCATCGTAACATCATAGGTTTTTGTACCGAGTATTAACAAGAGCACCTGCAGGGGTGTGTTGACCAGAGGAGTTCCTTTCATACAACCGGGTTTTAGTCTCAGTGCCATTAACGTCTCTAATAAGTGCTTGCAACTTGTTCAAAAGTTGCACTATTCTGTCAACTAAccaattgttttgttgtttattGGTAAAAAAAACGAGGGTGATGTTACGGAGATGAAATTTTTAAACGAAATGATGTggttattgatgattgaattagattgattaacgtgcttattttatattagtgacacatcattttgtatgcaaatttggtttaaaatttgatctttctaacatttttcaaaaaataatcaCTGCTTCCAGTTCACAAGTTTAAATTACTATTTTTATACGTGATAatctaaattaatttaatttgaattttaaatgggAGATCCATTTAGCTGTGTCATAGTAAATGTGAGTTGGGTTGAAGCAATGAAGCTGTCTCAGTGGGTCGTTGTCTTTATCATCAAATTCATAGTAAAAAAAAGACATAGAAgagatagaaaaataaaaaatagtagtagtttgaaggaaagaaaaatgcaaTGGGGACGGGAGTGGTAGAGTGTGACGCTAGTTATGTATGGGAAATTCCAGCTTGGTGGGGATTTTTCTGAGGATTTTTTAGTTCTAGCATCAAGGCTCCTGAAAAAAATTACTGATGTATTACCCACGAGGATGTTAGAAGTTTCTTAAACTTCAAGAGTACGACATATTTGGATTTACTATAGTAATATCTCATTTATCGTCAtgtaaaaaagttaaaaacttgaAATATAAGACAATGCATTATTGAGTTGAAAAATCGCTACAATGACAACATTTATAGTTATTTTCTCTTATCATCATGACCCATTGAGTGTTACATTTGACCAATTGAGAGATGTAGCCCCACTTAATGAGACCACTACACCACCGTGTGGAAAAGTATCTCACTAGATATGTCACTGTCTCAGTCAAATTCATTGAAGAAAAGTTAACGAAGGGGACGAATATCAAATTTCGAAAGAATTAAGTATAAATTTATCATAGCATACAGATACGATGGAGACGTAAGTGCCAAAAGGGTACCATATAATATACTattaaacatgaattttcaacaATAATATAATTACATAAAATCTGTTGATTTGTTTGTTGCTGATGAGACTTTTTCTGTTGATCTTGGATAAATATGATTTCTGTTTCTTCTCTACTAAAGATTTGAATCTTTGAACCAAAGGAACCTTCCAATGTATGttaaacaatattaattagcttaagaaattttttataggGGTGagccaaatttttttgttattaaataaatgcgtgttaaaattaaaaaaaaggttaaatttgaaacatatatatacaagaagcgatgaggaaaaaaaaagtgtaaggAAAAAAGATGTTTgtgaaatatattgtataatttatttaattaaactgAGAGAATTAAAACTAGTTACTAAATATACGATGAACTACATTtgtaaaataatgaaaattacatgtaaaaatttatttattttccctAAAATTCAGATTCCAACGAGAAACTTGCATTTAACCGGAATATTATGTGACGATTGCTGTACTAAAAACGTATGAATATATACTTAATGGATTCCAATGATATATGTCCTCATCTCTTGCTCAACGGGCCACAACATTAGAAATCGTCAAGCCATTGACCGAGCAATTGTGAGCACTCACTGCTACTTGATCATGGTGATCAATACATCTCCCTGTAAAGAAGGCTGGTCGCTCAGGTTTAGAAAGACTAATGGTTTCACTTTTCAATATAAGAACAACCGATGACATGGTCGGCCTGTTGTTTGCATCTTCTTGAACACACAATAATCCGATATGAACGTATCTCCGGAATTCATTTGGACTGCATAAGCCTTTCAACAACGGATCCATCAACTCCAACACCTTCCCTTCATTCCATAATTTCCAAGCCTGCAATTATAATTTCATGCTAATTAAGAATGTAGTGATATATTGATTATAAATTTCTATATACCTACATTAATttgtttgagatatttttgtatAAGCTAACTCAAGTAAAGACTTTACGTACGTAGCCTATAAAAGACGGTGCACCATTTGTCGGATGAAAGTCCAAAAAGTTCTTTATCCCCATTGTGATCTCAAGCAAAAGTACTCCGAAGCTATATACATCAAATTTTATTGAATGCGATCCTTCCATGGCATACTCTGAAGTCATGTAACCATTAAATTGCAAAAACATATGAGAATTGGAATATGTAAGATAATTAACTAAATAGAGAAAAGTATATATTTGAGTTGAAACTTACTAGGTGCCGACAATTCTTTTGGTGTTTCCTTGAGTTTGATCATCGACTCCAAACATTCTTGCCATaccaaaatctgatatttttggATTCATATTGTCATCTAACAGGATGTTACTCGCTTTTAGATCACGATGTACAACTCTATGCCTTGAATCTTCATGAAGATATAAAATTTCTCCGGCGATTCCTCCCATTATCATGCAACGGCTTGACCAATCCCGCTGTTCACGTTTTCTGGATTCTATATGCTCACTTCAATTCATTAAATATATACAATAATATTGTATCTAGGTTCGAAATTACTAAAAAATATTTCAGAATGATGTACGTACtcttaccaaaaagaaaataatcaagACTTTTGTCTGGCACATATTCATAAACAAGTAGGGTTTCCACTCCTTCCAAACAAAATCCCAGAAGCCTAACAAGCACTACTACAAAATAGGGCTTTCATGACacttagaaatttttttaatgacattcttttattaaaagcgtcactaaaataaaattatgacgcaacttaaaaaatataaataaattaaaataaacagataAGAAAACCAAGAGACAATTATCAAAAAGAGATCAGTTTCACACCCACTACAATTGCACGTTTGAACAGTTAACCTGTTCAGCCTAAATCTCATCCTTTTTCTTTAATATGCtcgtaaagaaaaatataacataaacgGTTGAGTGGGACTTCGTTCCCCATTAGGACTTTGTTCTGCCATTGGAGAGGACGATATTCAACAAAAAGGCTTCAAGCCAGCAAAAGTCCCTCCCGTGCCACCGCCATCCAACCTTCTGAACACCATGCGTCGTCGCCCCTCACGGCTCCACGCCTTCGTCAGCCATCACAGGCCATTGTCAATGTTTAGGTAAATCCCTTATTTTCATTTACGTAAGttaattgatgatttgagaTCTATGTGATATGGATTTTGTATGATTTAGTGTGAGTTTATCTGGGTTTGGTGCTATTTGTGGTTTTCATGTTCAATCTACTATCTAGTTTGAATTGGCTATTTTGTTGTTTGAGTAGGTTTGGATGGATTTGGAGCCAATTCGGTAGTAATGTCGATTCACATTTGATTTTGCTGTGAACTtatattggttttgtttttctaattGTTAATTTACTGAGGTTGGCATTGGTGGGCAGTTTAATTATGTAAATTGTAGGTTTCAACAACTGCTGGTGCAAAACGTGTGAAGAAAGGCTCATTAGTCCCAGAGATTTCCGCATTAAGTAGTCAGACAAATAAAGAGTCTGAGGCCTCATCCAAATCAAGTGCCTTTGCCCCTGCTACCAGTCAATCCTCCATTCATGCAAATCCTATGCAAGTGAGATTCTTTCTCTTCTTGCCTTTAATTTTTTGTgctatttttttatgaaacagTATGATTACTGGATGCTTTTGTTACTTGTATGTACAGTTGTCCTATTTTCTAGATTATCACATATTAATGGatgcctttttttatttttattgcacGGTTTCTTTAAATCAACCTTTGATTTTATACTAGAATGGTTGGAGAGAATTTATTGTTTTCGTTTATTTTCTTCCATGTGATCTCAAAACTACAGTGCACTTTTGTTGATCTTTTTGTTTGACCTGATTCATCCGTGCAGGATACGGAAATAAtgattttaagttcaaatttttcAAGATTCTAGAGATAATCAGAATGACCCCTTGcagtttattttttggttttagcATGTGAAAGTAAGAATTGTTATTCttattgatatttttaattaatgttgATAATTTTTGTGTAGAAAAGGTGGGAGTCTCTCCTGCGTCAAGGGAGGAGGATATTTGTTGTTGGTGATCTTATGCTCAACCAGATTTTGAGAAGAACCAGATTTTAAATTAAGTGAACTTACAGTTTTATTAGTAGGAAAGCTCTATACATTATATTGTCTTTTGTAATACTTCGGTGGTggataaatttcaaatttatgaaGCAATATTGTTTCATTTGAGGTCAATATCTTGCTTTCTGGATGAATTATGTAGGTCGtgctttcaaattaaaaatacattatATATGTCATCAAACATATTTCAAGACATGTATTGAACGGTTTATGACACGCTTTGTGTGTCATTGCTAATATTCAATGACATTGCAAATGGTTTCAGTGCTATAGGACATGATGCTATATAGAAATAgatgatatttttttaaatcaatcaTACTTGTTAGGTAATCATGACACTCATTCCTCTGTTTATGACACATTATCCGCATCTCAAATTGAAATAGATGACATACTTTTTTAAATCAATGACACTTGTTAGGTGTCTGTAGAAGCTACACATGACACTTTGCGTATGTCATGTTTAGTATACCATGATGCTCATTTCTCTGTATATGACACTTAATCCGCGTCTTAAATGGTTATAGATGACACAAGTTCTTAATTCAATGACGCTTGTTAGGCGTCCTTAGAAGTAATACGTAACACTTTTTCAACGTCATAAAAAGTATCTTTAATGACACCCACAAAGATGACACTAAATTTTTGCGTCATTAAACTTTTAACATGACCCATAAATTGCGTCATGTATGTTAAAATTTGTAGTAGTGAAGATTTCTATGTTGAAGTTTGGCTACCAATGCAACCTCGTTCTTAAATTCTAGGACGCCTTGTCTAGAGCTTTTTGACAACCTCTTCACtgcaatttcttgttcattAGCAAGTGTACATATGAGGCATTTTATCCAATCAATTTCGTTGGCATGCATCTTATATATGT
This region includes:
- the LOC137727829 gene encoding cysteine-rich receptor-like protein kinase 10, which gives rise to MNHQKMKSMTTLLLIFSIFTLPIFLTRTEAEYIYHVCPNTTTFTPNSTFQSNLNRLFSTLSSNANRSTGFYNASVQTPNNAVYGLFLCRGDVVGTDACENCVATATAEAPQRCPIEKQVVIWYDDCMLRYSNESFFSTSAESPRVSLHNTQNITTEQTRFNQVVAASMNEVATEAANDTDKFATKQANFADLITLYTLGQCTQDLSAAACDRCFRDAIARLPICCSGKQGGRVLFPSCNVRYEIYPFYAENATAPEPAPGAPPPPPPPPPPKVKSKTPTSKIVAIAVPISVSVLLFVVGYCCIARRARKKYNQAAADPPSGENDITTVESLQFHFATIQAATRNFSDDHKLGEGGFGQVYKGTLSNGQEVAVKRLSRNSGQGTEEFKNEMVLVAKLQHRNLVRLLGFCLEGEEKILVYEYVLNKSLDCYLFDPEKQGQLDWSRRYKIISGIARGIMYLHEDSRLRIIHRDLKASNILLDGEMHPKISDFGMARIFGVDQTQASTNRIVGTYGYMSPEYAMHGHFSIKSDLYSFGVLVLEIISGKKNSYFFQTNAAEDLMSHAWKLWRDGAPLELLDSCLRDSYSRTEVIRCIHIGLLCVQEDPADRPTMQSVVLMLNSYSVTLPLPQQPAFFLQSRAMGNMLEATLDSAQSISKSSPSVYEGSITEVYPR